The genomic region TCGTCTGGAATCCGGTCTGCGTGACCAGTTCGGTAAGCGCACCCTGCACGAAGTGGTGTCGGGTGAGCGTGATGCACTGATGGCTGACATCACCGCATCGCTGAACAAAATGGCGGAAAAAGAGCTGGGTATCGAAGTCGTCGATGTCCGGGTCAAGACCATCGATCTGCCGAAAGAAGTGAACCGCAGCGTGTTCGAACGTATGAGCACCGAGCGTGAGCGTGAAGCTCGCGAGCACCGCGCCAAGGGTAACGAGCTGGCGGAAGGCATCCGTGCTGACGCCGATCGTCAACGCCGCGTGCTGCTGGCTGAAGCCTATCGTGAATCCGAAGAGGTTCGCGGTGACGGTGATGCCCAGGCCGCTGCGATCTACTCCAAGGCCTACGGTCAGGATCAGGAGTTCTATAGTTTCTACCGTAGCCTGCGCGCCTACCGTGAAAGCTTCGCGAACAAATCCGACGTATTGGTCCTCGACCCAAGCAGCGACTTTTTCCACTACCTGGAAAAAGCCAAGCCTTGATACGCCGTTGACCTGAATCATTCCGCCCGGCGGCTAAAACCTCGGGCGGGGTGATCCTTTGGGAAAACGTGTGTATGATGCGGCAGCCGGGAAATTCCCGGCTTTTTTGCGTCTGCACGTTTGATTGCTGTTTTTTGTTGCAGGCATCGGGTTGAATGGCCCGAGAGTATTTCGAGGAAAGTGATGGGCGAAGCCGCTAACAGGCCTTTCGCCGCGTCGTTCATGCGCGTGCGTTTTGAACGGTTCAGTCATTTTCTGCTTCACTCAAGGCTCGCCCGCAGGCTGGCCGCCCGGATCAAAGGGGAATGGCGTAATGGCAACGGTAGACCGCTGGCTGCTGCCAGATGGCATCGAAGAAGTACTGCCACCGGAAGCGGCGCGCATTGAAGTCGCGCGTCGTCAGGTGTTGGATCTGTTCCAGAGCTGGGGTTACGAGTTTGTCGTGACTCCCCATATCGAGTACCTGGAATCCCTGCTGACCGGCGCGGGCCAGGACCTGGATCTGCGTACCTTCAAGGTCATCGACCCGCAGTCGGGCCGGCAGATGGGTTTCCGTGCCGACATCACGCCGCAAGTGGCGCGCATCGATGCGCACACCCTGCGTCGCGAAGGCCCGAGCCGTCTGTGCTATGCCGGCAGCGTGCTGCACGCTCAGCCGCGTGCACTGTCGTCCTCGCGCAGCCCGATTCAGTTGGGCGCCGAGTTGTACGGCGATGCCAGCCCGAGCAGCGACGTTGAAGTGATCAGCCTGATGCTGGCCATGTTGCAACTGGCCGATGTGCCGGACGTGCACATGGACCTCGGTCATGTCGGCATCTACCGTGGTCTGGCACGTGCCGCCGGTCTGTCCGGTGAAGTCGAGCAGCAGTTGTTCGATGCATTGCAACGCAAGGCCATCGACGAGGTCATTACCTTGACCGAAGGCTTGCCGGCCGACTTGTCCGGCATGCTGCGCGCGCTGGTCGACCTGTGTGGCGGCCGTGAAGTATTGAGCGCTGCCCGCGAGCGTCTGGCCAATGCGCCGGCGCCGGTTCTGGCGGCACTGGAAGACTTGCTGGCGATCGCCGAGCGTCTGTCGGCGCGCTTCCCGGAGCTGCCGTTGTACTTCGATCTGGGCGAGCTGCGTGGCTACCACTACCACACCGGTGTGGTGTTTGCGGTGTTCGTACCGGGCGTTGGCCAGTCCATCGCTCAGGGCGGTCGTTACGACGACATCGGTGCCGACTTCGGTCGCGCCCGTCCAGCGACCGGCTTTTCCACCGATTTGAAAACCCTGGTGACCCTGGGGCGTGCTGAGATCGAGCTACCGTCTGGCGGTATCTGGATGCCTGACAGTACGGATGCGGCACTCTGGCAGCAGGTTTGCCAGTTGCGCAGTGAGGGTCAGCGTGTCGTTCAGGCTTTGCCTGGGCAACCTTTGGCCGCCGCCCGTGATGCGGACTGCGACCGGCAATTGATTCAGCAGAACGGGCTTTGGCAAGTATCGCCACTGGCTTCTTGAGTTTTCCTGCCGGCCATCGCCGGCACCAAGTTTGCGCGAATGAGGACAAGTGTTATGGGTAAGAATGTCGTAGTCCTGGGCACCCAATGGGGTGATGAGGGCAAAGGCAAGATCGTTGATCTGCTGACCGAACATGCTGCCGCCGTAGTGCGCTACCAAGGTGGCCACAACGCTGGCCACACACTGGTGATCGACGGCGAGAAAACCGTCCTGCACCTGATCCCGTCGGGCGTGCTGCGCGAAGGCGTGCAGTGCCTGATCGGCAACGGCGTGGTGGTTGCACCTGACGCCCTGCTGCGCGAGATCACCAAGCTGGAAGAGAAAGGCGTACCGGTGCGTGAGCGTCTGCGTATCAGCCCGTCCTGCCCGCTGATCCTGTCCTTCCACGTGGCGCTGGACCAGGCCCGTGAAAAGGCCCGTGGCGAGCTGAAGATCGGTACCACCGGTCGCGGCATCGGCCCGGCGTACGAAGACAAGGTTGCTCGTCGTGGCCTGCGTGTTGGCGACCTGCTGAACATGCCGCGCTTCGAAGACAAGCTGCGTGAACTGGTGGATTACCACAACTTCATGCTGGTCGGTTACTACAAAGAGCCGGCCATCGAGTTCGAAAAGACCCTGGCCGAGTGCAAGGAATACGCTGAGCTGCTGAAGCCGCTGATGCTCGACGTGACTGCCGAGCTGCACGACCTGCGTCGCGCCGGCAAAGACATCATGTTCGAAGGCGCCCAGGGTTCGTTGCTCGACATCGACCACGGTACCTACCCGTACGTGACCAGCTCCAACACCACCGCCGGTGGCGTGGCCACTGGTTCGGGCGTTGGCCCGATGTTCCTCGACTACATCCTGGGCATCACCAAGGCTTACACCACTCGCGTCGGTTCGGGTCCATTCCCGACTGAGCTGTTCGACGAAGTCGGTGCACACCTGGCCAAGCAAGGTCACGAGTTCGGTGCGACCACCGGCCGTGCCCGTCGTTGCGGCTGGTTCGACGCCGTTATCCTGCGTCGCGCGATCGATGTGAACAGCATCTCGGGCATCTGCCTGACCAAGCTGGACGTACTCGACGGTCTGGAAACCATCAACATCTGCGTCGGCTACAAAGATGCCGAAGGCAATGCTGTTGCGCCGACCGACGCTGACAGCTACGTAGGCCTGCAGCCTGTGTACGAAGAAGTACCGGGCTGGACCGAATCGACCGTGGGCGCCAAGACCCTGGAAGAGCTGCCAGCTAACGCTCGTGCCTACATCAAGCGCGTTGAAGAGCTGATCGGCGCGCCGATCGACATTATTTCGACGGGCCCGGACCGCAACGAAACCATCGTTCTGCGTCATCCGTTTGCTTGATAAGTCGTTGATGTAAAAACACAAAGGCCCCTTCATCGGGGCCTTTGTCGTTTATGCCTGTTGGACGGCATGACCTTTGCTGTGAATCTGTCTACAAGAGTGCCATCAAATTAATGGCGTCAGAAGTAGAGGTATTCACAGTGTCGGCCGTTCTCTCACTGTTACAAAGCCGTTTGTTGCGTCCCGTGTTCGTTACCCTTGGTATCGCCCTTTTGGTGCAGGTGTTGGTGGCCGTTGCCCTGACGCGGAGCACCGTCACGGCGCTGGAAGCTGATCTGGCGGTGCGTCTGGGTGCCGACAGCCAGAAACTCTCCGGCGAGCTGGAGCAGGCCGGGCGTGAAGTCACCTCAAGCCTCGATGCTTTGTCAGCCAGCACCCGTCAGCGGCTTACCGCCGGCCTGTCTTCGCGCCTGAAGGATGAGCAGGCGCAATTGCGTGCGACGCTGGAAAAGGATCTGAAAGATTCGGCCAATGACATGGCGCAGTTACTGGCCTCCGTCGCCCCGCGTGCCATGTGGGACAGCGACGTACCGACCCTGTCCGAATTCGCCCGCCGTGCCCAGCGTAATCCCAACGTGCTGTTCGTGGTCTACGACGACGCCACCGGCCAGCACCTGACCCGTTATCTCAACCGCGAAAACCCGATCAACAAGGCTTTGCTGGAAAAAGGCCAGGGTGAGCGTGCGCTGGATAAAGTGCTGGATGCAGCGAAGAACGATCCGTCGGTCTACTACCTTGAAGCCTCGATCAATCCCAACGGCGTGGAAATCGGCAAGGTGCTGATGGGTGTCTCCACAGCCTCGGTGGAAACCGATCTGGCGGCACTGGACAAGCGCTTCTCGGCGCTGATCGCCAGCAGTGATCAGTTGGTCGGCGACAGTCTCAAGGGCGCAGCAGCAGACAGCGCCAAAGCCATGCAGTCGCGCCTGCAGTCGGCGCAGTCCACTGCGACCGAGATGAAATCCAATACCGCCAATACCGTTCAGGAAGCAGCGGCAACCTTGCGCTGGCGGATCGGCATGGGCCTGGCGCTGGTCGGCTGTGGTGTGCTGCTATTGCTGGCAGTCGTGCTCGGCCATCGCGTGGTCAATCGCCTGAAGATGCTCAATGCGGCGATGGATGATCTGGCTGCGGGCGAGGGCGATCTGACCAAGCGAGTACAGATCAACAGCAAGGACGAAATCGGCGACATGGCTTCGGCGGTCAATCGCTTTGTGGATAAGTTGCAGCCGATCGTGCGCGAGGCGGGTGATGTCGCGCAACGCACCGGTGTGGAAATCGGCGCGATGACGTTGCGCAATGCCGGTGCGGATGCGGCAGCAGGTATGCAGCGTGATGAAGTAGCGGAGAGCCTGCGCGCGTTATCGCAGATGGCCGATGAGGCACAATCGGAAAGCCACGCGATGCAGGCGGCGTTGAAGCAAGTGGTCGATATTCGTCAGGCTACCGATGAAAACACTCGCACCTCTGCCAAGGTCGGCAGCTTGATCGAAGCGCTGGCCGGACAGGTTGATACCGGAGCAAAAGTCATCGAGCGGCTGGCGCAGCAGAGCGAGCAGATTGAAGTGGTGCTGACGGTGATCCACGGGATCGCCGAGCAGACCAACTTGCTCGCGTTGAACGCCGCTATCGAGGCGGCACGTGCCGGCGAAACCGGGCGCGGCTTTGCGGTTGTGGCCGACGAGGTGCGGGCGCTGGCGAGCAAGACGCAAAGCTCCACCGGCGATATTCAGGCGCACATCGTCGCGTTGCAGCAGGGCGCGCGTGAGGCGGTCGAGGCGATCGGTCAGGCCGGGCGTCAGGCCAGCGAAGGCTTGCTAGTGTTGCGTGACAGTGCGCGCTTACAACAATCGGTGCAGGCCTCGGTCGAGCAGGTGCACGCGGCGATTGGTCTGGCAACTCAGGCAGCGGCGCATCAGGCGCAAGGTGCGCAGGCGGTGCGCGGGCGAGTCGAAACGATTCATGCACAGGCCGAGAAAGCGGCGCAGGCGGTGGTGGAAACCACGGCCAGTGGCAAGGTGCTGGATGGTTTGGCGGCGCAGCTGAAGGCGAGTCTGGGGCAGTTCAGGGCTTGAGGTTGTTTGGGCGGGCCTCTTCGCGAGCAGGCTCGCTCCCACATAGATCGCGTTCCTCTGATGGGACTCGGTCAGAATGTGGGAGCGAGCCTGCTCGCGAAAGCGGCATCAGCGGCTCAGATACATCCGGGTCGTCAGCAAATAAACCGGCAATCCCGATACCAAAATCAACAACGCCGCATAAGGCGCCGCCGCCGCAAACTCAACATTCGCGGTATGCGCCCAGACTTCGGTCGCCAACGTGTTCAGCCCGGTCGGACTCAACAGTAGCGTCGCCGTCAATTCCTTCATCGCATCCAGAAACACCAGTGCAAACGCCGCGCCCAATGCCGGGAAGATGATCGGCAACGTCACCCGGCAAAACGCCGTAAATGACGAAGCGCCCAGCGTCCGCGCAGCCTCTTCCAGTTGCGGTGCCGCCTTGTTCAGTGCCGTGCGAATCGGCGCCTGCGCCAATGGCAGAAACAGCAGCGCATAAGCGATCAGCAGCAACCCCGAAGTCTGGTACAGCGCTGGCACGTAATGCAGGGCGAAATACACCAGCGTCAACGCAATCACCAATCCTGGCAGTGCATGCAGCAGATATGGCAAGCGTTCGGCCCAGATCGCCAGTTGGCCTTTGTAGCGCACGACCAACAATCCGACCGGCACCGCCAGCACCAGGCACAATGCCGCACCGCCAAGAGAAAGCGCCAAAGACGAGAGCAGGGCTTCAGTAATCGCCGCCACCGGAAAAGCCGCCGACGAACCGACCGCGAGCCAATACGCCAGCATCCCCAGTGGAATCCCGCTGCCGACAATCGCCAGCATCAGGCAATACAGCTGACCGACTGCTGCCCATGGTCCGAGTCGAACCTGTTCAGCCTGCCGCGCCGCGCCTTGCCCGGTGCGCACGTGCCGGCCTTTGCCGCGTACGCGCAGTTCCAGCCACAGCAACACCAGGCACAGCGCCAGCAATACGGCCGACAGCATCGCCGCGTTTGCATTGCTGAATTCCAGTTCGAATTGCTGATAGATCGCCGTGGTGAAAGTTTGCAGGCCGATGATCGACAGTGCGCCGAACTCCACCAGCATGTGCAAAGCAATCAGCAGCGAACCTGCCAGCAGCGACGGCCAGAGCAGTGGCAGGGTGACACGGAAAAACACGCCCCATCGATTCTGCCCGAGGGTGCGGGCAGATTCTTCAAGAGAAGGATCGAGATTGCGCAGCGTCGCGGCGACTGGCAGAAAGATCAGCGGATACTTCGACAGGCTCATCACCAGAATCGCCCCGCCAAGCCCTTCGAACTGCGCACTCAAAGAAACCCAGGTGAAGCTGCTGACAAACGCGGGCACCGCGAACGGCAGGCACAGAATCACGCCCCACAGGCGTCGCCCCGGCAAGTTGCTGCGCTCCAGCAGCCAGGCCAGCGACAGACCGATCACGCCGCACGTGAGGGTTACGCCAACCATCAATGCCAAGGTGTTGCGCAGCAGGCCGAACACATACGGGCGCCACAGCAAGTGCAAGGCCTCGGCCCAGCCGGCCTGCCAGGCTTTGAGCCCGACATAGGCCAGCGGCAACAGGCTCAGTACCACCAGCAGCAACACCGGCAGCACCAGCCAGATCGATGGCCGTTTGCGCCTTGGCACGTAACCCCCGCGCGCGGCGGGGGCGGATAACGATGCGGCCATCAGTTCAAGCCAACTTCACGTTCCAGTTCCAGCGCTTCTTCGGCGTTGCCCAGATCGGCTGGCGTTACGTTCGGCGCTTCCAGTTCACTGA from Pseudomonas tensinigenes harbors:
- the hflC gene encoding protease modulator HflC; translated protein: MSNKSLIALIVGVVVVLVGWNCFYIVAQTERAVLLQFGRVVQADVQPGLHVKVPYVNQVRKFDARLMTLDAPTQRFLTLEKKAVMVDAYAKWRVKDAERFYTATSGLKQIADERLSRRLESGLRDQFGKRTLHEVVSGERDALMADITASLNKMAEKELGIEVVDVRVKTIDLPKEVNRSVFERMSTEREREAREHRAKGNELAEGIRADADRQRRVLLAEAYRESEEVRGDGDAQAAAIYSKAYGQDQEFYSFYRSLRAYRESFANKSDVLVLDPSSDFFHYLEKAKP
- a CDS encoding ATP phosphoribosyltransferase regulatory subunit → MATVDRWLLPDGIEEVLPPEAARIEVARRQVLDLFQSWGYEFVVTPHIEYLESLLTGAGQDLDLRTFKVIDPQSGRQMGFRADITPQVARIDAHTLRREGPSRLCYAGSVLHAQPRALSSSRSPIQLGAELYGDASPSSDVEVISLMLAMLQLADVPDVHMDLGHVGIYRGLARAAGLSGEVEQQLFDALQRKAIDEVITLTEGLPADLSGMLRALVDLCGGREVLSAARERLANAPAPVLAALEDLLAIAERLSARFPELPLYFDLGELRGYHYHTGVVFAVFVPGVGQSIAQGGRYDDIGADFGRARPATGFSTDLKTLVTLGRAEIELPSGGIWMPDSTDAALWQQVCQLRSEGQRVVQALPGQPLAAARDADCDRQLIQQNGLWQVSPLAS
- a CDS encoding adenylosuccinate synthase — translated: MGKNVVVLGTQWGDEGKGKIVDLLTEHAAAVVRYQGGHNAGHTLVIDGEKTVLHLIPSGVLREGVQCLIGNGVVVAPDALLREITKLEEKGVPVRERLRISPSCPLILSFHVALDQAREKARGELKIGTTGRGIGPAYEDKVARRGLRVGDLLNMPRFEDKLRELVDYHNFMLVGYYKEPAIEFEKTLAECKEYAELLKPLMLDVTAELHDLRRAGKDIMFEGAQGSLLDIDHGTYPYVTSSNTTAGGVATGSGVGPMFLDYILGITKAYTTRVGSGPFPTELFDEVGAHLAKQGHEFGATTGRARRCGWFDAVILRRAIDVNSISGICLTKLDVLDGLETINICVGYKDAEGNAVAPTDADSYVGLQPVYEEVPGWTESTVGAKTLEELPANARAYIKRVEELIGAPIDIISTGPDRNETIVLRHPFA
- a CDS encoding methyl-accepting chemotaxis protein, with product MSAVLSLLQSRLLRPVFVTLGIALLVQVLVAVALTRSTVTALEADLAVRLGADSQKLSGELEQAGREVTSSLDALSASTRQRLTAGLSSRLKDEQAQLRATLEKDLKDSANDMAQLLASVAPRAMWDSDVPTLSEFARRAQRNPNVLFVVYDDATGQHLTRYLNRENPINKALLEKGQGERALDKVLDAAKNDPSVYYLEASINPNGVEIGKVLMGVSTASVETDLAALDKRFSALIASSDQLVGDSLKGAAADSAKAMQSRLQSAQSTATEMKSNTANTVQEAAATLRWRIGMGLALVGCGVLLLLAVVLGHRVVNRLKMLNAAMDDLAAGEGDLTKRVQINSKDEIGDMASAVNRFVDKLQPIVREAGDVAQRTGVEIGAMTLRNAGADAAAGMQRDEVAESLRALSQMADEAQSESHAMQAALKQVVDIRQATDENTRTSAKVGSLIEALAGQVDTGAKVIERLAQQSEQIEVVLTVIHGIAEQTNLLALNAAIEAARAGETGRGFAVVADEVRALASKTQSSTGDIQAHIVALQQGAREAVEAIGQAGRQASEGLLVLRDSARLQQSVQASVEQVHAAIGLATQAAAHQAQGAQAVRGRVETIHAQAEKAAQAVVETTASGKVLDGLAAQLKASLGQFRA
- a CDS encoding ABC transporter permease, which gives rise to MAASLSAPAARGGYVPRRKRPSIWLVLPVLLLVVLSLLPLAYVGLKAWQAGWAEALHLLWRPYVFGLLRNTLALMVGVTLTCGVIGLSLAWLLERSNLPGRRLWGVILCLPFAVPAFVSSFTWVSLSAQFEGLGGAILVMSLSKYPLIFLPVAATLRNLDPSLEESARTLGQNRWGVFFRVTLPLLWPSLLAGSLLIALHMLVEFGALSIIGLQTFTTAIYQQFELEFSNANAAMLSAVLLALCLVLLWLELRVRGKGRHVRTGQGAARQAEQVRLGPWAAVGQLYCLMLAIVGSGIPLGMLAYWLAVGSSAAFPVAAITEALLSSLALSLGGAALCLVLAVPVGLLVVRYKGQLAIWAERLPYLLHALPGLVIALTLVYFALHYVPALYQTSGLLLIAYALLFLPLAQAPIRTALNKAAPQLEEAARTLGASSFTAFCRVTLPIIFPALGAAFALVFLDAMKELTATLLLSPTGLNTLATEVWAHTANVEFAAAAPYAALLILVSGLPVYLLTTRMYLSR